Proteins encoded within one genomic window of Urocitellus parryii isolate mUroPar1 chromosome 16, mUroPar1.hap1, whole genome shotgun sequence:
- the LOC144250599 gene encoding uncharacterized protein C12orf71 homolog produces the protein MEDSSSRSNCPDMEHSISKSKYNQSVSVSYFPHEDSIECEDIIPCEELTAEGFSCHFLPPVQEGWGTKSVKRPMGKRNQIQDNPEELGEEAIIEVLDAYLGCHHEDSGANALSEDNQRMDQCPKRRTNQTLWDLDDLMKNLQAFLDNEKDDKDDDTVVSDSQDEDLQLSNRISPHMDQVSHQEHEACQDLPPCCPPEERDMDQFLEMPLGLEDDEIVEVSTELPHCRARHGPSGGCQVGQHGVPAPAVKQRWTPVSAQICNRRRMTVKKGAEPGTRCGENAKEQ, from the coding sequence ATGGAAGACTCATCTTCCAGAAGCAACTGCCCTGACATGGAGCACAGCATTTCGAAATCCAAATACAATCAGAGTGTCTCAGTGAGCTATTTCCCCCATGAGGACAGCATTGAGTGTGAGGATATCATACCCTGTGAAGAGTTGACTGCTGAGGGTTTTTCCTGCCACTTCCTCCCTCCTGTCCAAGAGGGATGGGGAACCAAAAGTGTAAAGAGACCCATGGGGAAGCGAAATCAAATTCAGGACAACCCAGAGGAACTTGGCGAAGAAGCCATCATTGAGGTCTTAGATGCCTATCTGGGCTGCCACCATGAAGACTCAGGAGCTAATGCTCTGAGTGAAGACAACCAGAGGATGGACCAGTGCCCAAAGAGGAGGACCAACCAGACCCTTTGGGACCTAGATGATCTAATGAAAAATCTTCAGGCCTTTCTAGACAATGAGAAAGATGACAAGGACGATGACACTGTGGTTTCTGATTCTCAGGACGAAGATCTCCAGCTGTCCAACAGGATCTCTCCCCATATGGATCAGGTCAGTCATCAAGAACATGAAGCTTGTCAGGACTTGCCCCCGTGTTGCCCACCAGAAGAGAGAGACATGGACCAGTTCCTGGAAATGCCTCTTGGGCTTGAGGATGATGAAATTGTTGAGGTGAGCACAGAGCTGCCTCACTGCAGAGCAAGGCATGGGCCCAGTGGGGGGTGCCAGGTTGGACAGCATGGAGTCCCTGCACCTGCTGTGAAGCAGAGGTGGACCCCAGTGTCTGCACAGATCTGCAACAGGAGAAGGATGACAGTAAAGAAAGGAGCCGAGCCGGGGACGAGGTGTGGGGAAAATGCCAAGGAGCAGTGA